The following proteins are encoded in a genomic region of bacterium:
- a CDS encoding type II secretion system protein GspG, with protein sequence MKYRCPHCRHLFEKLDSAHCPNCKKALRHPMKWKGLKEEKTRREGIQQRLPATRDMRKPLWMLFLNRPRFAVWVLGGCMLVGGVILSSSDKVTTPYQAPNKVARTRKELLVMRTALEWFRIHCKRFPTTEESLKALVRDPGVPGWKGFYIEELPPDLWGHPFLYSSSNDTIRLSSSGPDGKPDTADDIQAPPPDYKALMKRLSKEMGE encoded by the coding sequence ATGAAATACCGTTGCCCCCATTGCCGTCATCTTTTTGAAAAACTGGACTCCGCGCATTGTCCGAATTGCAAAAAAGCCCTGCGCCACCCCATGAAGTGGAAGGGGCTCAAGGAGGAAAAGACCCGGCGGGAAGGGATTCAGCAACGCCTGCCCGCGACCAGGGACATGCGCAAGCCCCTCTGGATGCTCTTCCTGAACCGGCCCCGCTTCGCCGTCTGGGTTCTGGGCGGCTGCATGCTGGTGGGGGGCGTGATCCTCTCTTCCAGCGACAAGGTCACCACGCCCTATCAGGCCCCCAACAAAGTGGCCCGGACGCGCAAGGAACTGCTGGTCATGCGCACCGCGCTGGAATGGTTCCGGATCCACTGCAAGCGCTTCCCCACCACGGAGGAGAGTTTAAAGGCACTCGTCCGGGATCCGGGCGTGCCCGGCTGGAAAGGCTTTTATATCGAGGAATTGCCCCCGGATCTGTGGGGTCATCCGTTCCTCTATTCCAGCAGTAACGACACCATCCGCCTCTCGTCCAGCGGCCCTGACGGCAAACCGGATACCGCCGATGATATCCAGGCCCCACCCCCGGATTACAAGGCCTTGATGAAGCGGTTGTCGAAGGAGATGGGAGAGTAG
- a CDS encoding tetratricopeptide repeat protein, which produces MVTKKLYKLGLWAMRRLATGLVVILAATSASAADEQAETQLELKFASELIKFHFPDYAQKAMDRFIAKYPGAKAEAAKVRVEILTSRGKFDEAEAFLKTLPPGAPETMVMQLALGDQYYAWQRMKDAQRIYETFFKQFPQGPPPEIARLYGESAYKFSQMLMLSGDLVGALDAYRRVLTCPLNSTDIERRVKTEMAELLLRVAELPGTPPDKKKALLADAIKYSTEIQWKGTDLWFAKTVVIQAHVHLVNGDKALARKAITDYMTMLTDVDNMLKEAGDASLSPMAECKFLLGTLLDDEARVKVKDEATKPEAFKMFGQAMGQLYTVAQKYPSSSWASEARRRADSIADLLESMGKVVKRPVSNNAQLVSEQLKQARVLFQNQDFKMAAQRYAEVLGISDDFKGAPWAVSELARSYVELNDAPYARAMTEYLTERYCQNTNRYEEAGNALLAVASLYEERRAQLKADTVYGLFFASYADHTKAPAIMFRQAEAALRATNTVDALKYYQRILENYPRNRVYPDALSRCAYVMTLQGDYTNAIPYLTNYIAQVVAGPEMVSSRLRLGDAYRSADMIIPALNEYARLIKLITQDGAKFAETPEDTVRVRRSYEYALYSRAQCYSRLREPTNQVAVYQQKAVDGYDAFMKEFPKSDMAPAALGAMGTLNYLLNKSDDAGKCFDRLVKEYPDSDQAKNTIFVRADALMAMGEKDKAVKVYTEMLKNTKAFNPSQFLRASRVLLEAKEYEVAKGLFAEAMKSPDPGVLQAATVGYAQSLGGVREFDAAINVYTNFLAKNPKSGYVIEINLALSRAYAEVAKKSMPDLKAAKPYFDKAYLAMGKVRQYAREPEMLVNADYEMALIQLMQGEKLPAMASFVKILDFADYSNMKVRPVVENAFEAALPLMKELERYKDMIEACETYLKQFPQGRLVNKARQGRDDAKTRLATGR; this is translated from the coding sequence ATGGTGACTAAAAAGCTCTACAAGCTGGGCCTTTGGGCAATGCGTCGGTTGGCGACTGGGTTAGTGGTCATTCTGGCCGCCACATCAGCGTCGGCTGCTGATGAACAAGCGGAGACGCAACTGGAACTCAAGTTCGCGTCTGAGTTGATTAAATTCCACTTCCCGGACTATGCCCAGAAGGCGATGGACCGGTTCATCGCGAAATATCCGGGTGCCAAGGCGGAAGCCGCCAAGGTCCGGGTGGAAATCCTGACCTCCCGCGGCAAGTTCGATGAGGCCGAAGCCTTCCTCAAGACCCTCCCCCCCGGTGCGCCGGAAACCATGGTCATGCAGCTGGCGTTGGGCGACCAGTATTATGCCTGGCAGCGCATGAAGGATGCACAGCGCATTTATGAGACCTTCTTCAAGCAGTTTCCCCAGGGGCCGCCCCCGGAAATCGCCCGGCTCTATGGTGAATCCGCCTATAAGTTTTCCCAGATGCTGATGTTGTCCGGCGATCTGGTTGGCGCCCTGGACGCCTACCGCCGCGTCTTGACTTGTCCGCTGAATTCAACGGACATCGAGCGTCGTGTGAAAACGGAAATGGCCGAGCTGCTGTTGCGGGTGGCGGAGCTGCCCGGCACGCCCCCGGACAAGAAGAAGGCGCTGTTGGCGGACGCCATCAAATACTCTACCGAGATCCAATGGAAGGGCACGGATCTCTGGTTCGCCAAGACCGTCGTGATCCAGGCGCATGTCCATCTGGTGAACGGGGACAAGGCGCTGGCCCGCAAGGCGATCACCGATTACATGACCATGCTGACGGACGTGGACAATATGCTTAAAGAGGCCGGGGACGCCAGTCTCAGCCCGATGGCGGAATGTAAGTTCCTGCTGGGGACACTGCTTGATGACGAAGCCCGCGTGAAAGTCAAAGATGAGGCGACGAAGCCGGAAGCCTTCAAGATGTTCGGCCAGGCCATGGGCCAGCTGTACACCGTGGCGCAGAAATACCCCTCCAGCAGTTGGGCTTCGGAAGCCCGCCGGCGTGCGGACAGCATTGCCGATCTGCTCGAGAGTATGGGGAAAGTCGTGAAACGCCCGGTCAGCAATAATGCCCAGCTGGTGTCCGAACAACTCAAGCAGGCCCGCGTCTTGTTCCAGAATCAGGATTTCAAGATGGCGGCGCAGCGTTACGCGGAAGTGCTCGGGATTTCCGATGATTTCAAGGGCGCCCCCTGGGCGGTGAGCGAACTTGCCCGCAGTTATGTGGAGCTCAATGATGCCCCCTACGCCCGGGCCATGACCGAGTATCTGACGGAGCGCTACTGCCAGAACACCAACCGGTACGAGGAGGCGGGCAACGCCCTGCTGGCGGTGGCGTCACTCTATGAGGAGCGGCGCGCCCAGTTGAAGGCCGATACCGTTTATGGACTGTTTTTTGCCAGCTATGCCGACCACACCAAGGCGCCCGCCATCATGTTCCGCCAGGCGGAAGCCGCGCTGCGGGCCACGAATACGGTGGACGCCCTGAAATACTATCAGCGCATTTTGGAGAATTATCCCCGGAACCGGGTCTACCCCGACGCCCTGAGCCGGTGCGCCTATGTGATGACGTTGCAGGGCGATTACACCAATGCCATTCCCTACCTGACCAACTACATTGCCCAGGTGGTGGCCGGGCCCGAAATGGTCAGCTCGCGGTTGCGCCTGGGGGATGCCTATCGCTCGGCGGACATGATCATCCCGGCCTTGAACGAATATGCGCGCCTGATCAAGCTGATCACCCAGGACGGGGCCAAGTTTGCGGAGACGCCGGAAGATACCGTGCGGGTGCGCCGGTCGTATGAATATGCCCTGTATTCACGGGCGCAATGCTACTCGCGGTTGCGCGAGCCCACCAACCAGGTGGCCGTGTACCAGCAGAAGGCCGTGGATGGCTATGACGCCTTCATGAAGGAATTCCCGAAATCCGATATGGCTCCGGCGGCCCTGGGCGCCATGGGAACCCTGAACTATCTGCTCAATAAATCTGATGATGCCGGCAAATGTTTCGACCGGCTGGTGAAAGAGTATCCCGACAGTGATCAGGCTAAAAACACCATCTTTGTCCGGGCCGATGCCCTGATGGCGATGGGCGAGAAGGACAAGGCGGTCAAGGTCTATACCGAGATGTTGAAGAACACCAAGGCCTTTAATCCCAGCCAGTTCCTGCGGGCCAGCCGGGTGTTGCTGGAGGCGAAGGAGTATGAAGTGGCCAAGGGCCTGTTTGCCGAGGCCATGAAGTCACCCGATCCGGGGGTGTTGCAGGCCGCTACGGTGGGGTATGCACAGTCACTGGGCGGAGTCCGCGAGTTTGATGCAGCGATCAACGTCTATACCAACTTCCTCGCCAAGAACCCCAAGTCCGGTTATGTCATCGAGATCAATCTGGCGCTGAGCCGGGCCTATGCTGAGGTGGCCAAGAAATCGATGCCCGATTTGAAGGCGGCCAAGCCGTATTTTGACAAGGCCTATCTCGCCATGGGCAAGGTCCGGCAATATGCGCGGGAGCCTGAAATGCTGGTGAATGCCGATTACGAGATGGCGCTGATCCAGCTCATGCAGGGTGAAAAACTGCCCGCCATGGCGTCCTTTGTGAAAATCCTGGACTTTGCCGATTATTCCAACATGAAGGTCCGCCCGGTGGTGGAGAATGCCTTTGAAGCGGCCTTGCCGCTGATGAAGGAGCTGGAACGGTACAAGGACATGATTGAGGCCTGTGAGACCTATTTGAAACAGTTCCCGCAGGGGCGGCTTGTGAACAAGGCGCGACAGGGGCGGGATGACGCAAAAACCAGACTGGCAACCGGCCGATAA